The following nucleotide sequence is from Macaca fascicularis isolate 582-1 chromosome 15, T2T-MFA8v1.1.
TAAAAAGACTGCTTTTGGACCTGATAACAGGCGtaccttttctctcccttttccccacTCTTTGGGAAAATTACAATAACTTTACTGAAATGACCCATGTCATACTTATTTaatgaatttatataaatgtttgtatttttacatatatttaacaaatgacttattaaaacatttacagttgatgcaattttaaaacatttttaaaatttttatcttccaGTTGGATGAAACAGGTTTCAGATTTCTCTGGTAGAAGTGAGAATTGTTACATATATTGAATGAAATTTATTACAGgatattttccccctttcttcAAGCTTCTGAAGAAGACATATGTTTTATGGAGTATTggtgtttttgtattttactcaGAAAATAAGTTTTGACATTTACTTTTAGAATAAATCTAAGGGATTTactttaaacattgtttttagGGAAAATGGTATCATCGGAGGCAAGCTGTAAAAGAATTACATAGTACATTGATCCGTCTTTTAAATGAATTGCTGCCATGGGAACCGAAGTTAATGAAGGCTTTCCAAAGAAACAGGTAATTCAAACGTTATAatctgttttacttattttatggTCCTTAATTTATGATCTTTGGATGATGTCCTGGAATCATTTAGTAGTTTTCCAGTCATTTGTAAATTGGCAGATATTTTTGACTGCCCACTGTGTGCAAGGCATTTTCTAAGCCCTGAGAAAATACTGTTGACTAAACAAAGCCGCTACTCTGTGACTTACATTCTCATGGAAAAAAACACACTCAAATGTCAGGTGGCAAAAGAAgtactgtgaagaaaaataaagcaagctaAGGGGGTTAAGAAATGGCCGATTTGGGCAGGATGAAGGTTACTCTTTAATCAGGTGTCAGGGAAAGCTTCCCTGGTGAGTTGGTGTTTGAACAGAGACCTTAAAGAAATGAGGAAGGGAGTTGTGTGGATTTCTGAGGGGGAAGCAGAGGGAATAAAAGGTACTAAAACCCTAGAGTTGATAGCATGTTTGGCGTTTAGTGGAGATGCAAAGAGGCAAGTGTAACCAAAGCCGAGCAAGTGAAGAGAAATGTGGTAACAGGCAAGAGTCAGAGAGGTAAGGAGGAAGGAAGCCGGATCATGTAGATATTTAAGAATTTGAGTTTTTACACTGAGTGAGATGAGAAGTCATTGAACTGTTTTAAGCAGGGAAGGGATatgatctgatttatgttttaaagcgATCACTCTTAACTGTTGGGTTGAGGTAAATATAATGGTACAAAGATGAAAGCAGGGAAACCAGTATACTAGAGCAGTAATCCAGGAGAAAAATGGTAGAGGCTTGGACCAGGATAGTAGCAGTGCAGATACCAAAGAGTGGCTGGATTCTGGATATATCTTGAAAGTAGGATTGATAGAATTTGCTTAAGGATTGGATATATCGGATATGAGAGAAAGTGAGGAGTGAAAAAGATGGTACCCACTATTTTTGGTCTAAACAACTGGAATAATGGAATTGCCATTAACTGAGATAGGGGAAACTCAAGGAGTAGCAAATTTGAGAGGTAGAGGGGATTGAAGAGTTTGGATTTGAACATGTTAACTTTGATATGCTCTTTAGACATCTAATTGGTGTTATTGAATAGGCAGTTTGGTATAGGAGTCTGGAGGTAAAAATTTGGCAGCTGTCAGCATCTTGATTGTATTTAAAGACATAAGGCTGGTAGAAATCACCTAGTATATGATCATagatagagaagaaaacaaaagcgaGTACTAGATCTTCCAGCATGTAGAAGTGGCCAAGATGAGTAGGACTCAGCAGAAGAGACTTTGAAGGAGTGCTCAGTAAAATAGGAAGATAGTCAAGGAAGAGAAGTGTTTTGGAAACCAGGTAAGGAAATGTTTCATAAAGGAGGACTGCTCATTATGGGTTGaggaaatgagaaataagaatttattatttaatttggcAACATGAGGATCATATTAATGACCTTGGTAAGCTGTGGTAGTAGAAAAGTGGATAAAAGTCTTAGAAGTCTATTTAGGAGAATTAggggaaagaaatggaagagtcTTCTTTCATGGAGTTTTGCTATAAGGTGGAATAGAGAAATGGAGCAGTATCTGGAAGGAAAAGAGGTTAAGAGAATGTGTTTTGTCGTTGTTGATGTTATAGAGTAACATGTTTGTGTACTGATGGAAATGATCTAGTAGACAAAAAATGGATTCAGGTAAAGGAAGGGACATTTAGTAGAGTGTTATCCTTGATTAGGTAAGAGGATGCATTTAAATGGAGGTGTTAGCTTAGGTAGGGAGATGGAGAATAGGAATATACATTAAGGTGAGTTGCAGATGAGGTGTGAGCATGTGAAAGTTCTCTTCTGATTGCCTCCATTTTTCTTGAAATAAGAAGTAAAGCCATTAACTGAGACCAAGAAGGTTACTGAGAGTGAGAAGGGAGGAGAACTTTATACTATCTCCACATAGATATTTTTTCATTCCAATTTTATAGATTGAAAGGGAAATTCATTTTGTGATTATCATTTAGTAACCCATTCTAATACCTTTCACAGCCCTCATGTGCTTCCATAAAACCcttaacaataatttaaaacataaataaattgaaagcaaTTTTTAACTAACATCTGTTGAATATTTATGTGCCACACATACTGAGAGGTAAGTACTGTTACTATTCTCATTTGTAATAAGTAAACTGATGCTTAGAAAATTAaggaattttaatgttttaaaaattaaaaaccactttgggaggctgaggtgggtggatcacgaggtcaggagaggaGCCCATCCTGggtaagatggtgaaaccccgtctctactaaaaacacaaaaaattagctaggtgtggtggcaggcgcctgtagtcccagctactcgggaggctgaagcaggaaaatggtgtgaacccacgaggcggagcttgcagtgagccaagatcgcttcgctgcactccagcctgggcaacagagcaagactctgtctcaaaaaaaaaaaaaaaaaattaaagcctgggcaatatggtgaaactgcgtatgtataaaaaatacaaacattagccaggtatggtggtgcatgcctgtggtcccagctactcagaaggctgaggtgggtgcatttcttgatcctgggaggtggaggttacagtgagccaagattgtgccacttgtactccagtctggcgataaagtgagaccctatctcaaaaaactaaattaaaattgaAAGTCTTACAACTAGTAAGTAACAGAGGTGGGACTTAAAATCTAATGTGCACAAATAAGAATGTGtagtaaaaataaattggagaacatgaccaggcgtggtggcttatgcctgtaatcccagcactttaggaggccaaagtgggcagatcacaaagtcaggagtttgagaccagcttggccaacatggtgaaaccctgtctctactgaaaatacaaaaattagccgggtgtggtggtgcgcgtctataatcccagctactcgggaggctgaggcaggagaactgcttgaacccgggaggcagaggttgcagtgagctgagatcgtgccactgcactccagcctgggtgacaaagtaagactctgtcaaggaaggaaggaagggaggaagggaggcagggagggagggagggaggaaatagAGAACATatgttcatatttcttttttgaataaaCAACACTAAGGGTGAAAGTTGAGGATAGGGTAGAAAACTTCGttgaaaacaaaaggaataatAAAGGATCTCTAAAATACTAGCTGTTTCCATCTCTGGtttctcagaaataaagctattaTGTTTTTATATGAAAAGGATCTCTGTGAAAGATTACTTTTCAGCTTTGTTTTCCTaggcttaattttaaaaaatatttctattaagaCTGAAGGGTTTAGATACAATTACTCCCAGGATTAAGTGATAGATTTGTTACTCTCTGTATAATAGTCGCAAAAATAGATACTGGTGCTTAGAATTTCAggcttaaacttttaaaaatgaccttTTAAGATGTGTTATAGTCAGTAATTTTAAGACTCTCTAATCTGTCAGTgcagctagaaaaaaaattattgttgtcTCATTTAATTGGTCTAACAGCAATCTTTATAAAGACGATCAGGCCAgacaccatggctcacgcctgtaataccagcaatttgggaggccgaggcaggtggatcacaaggtcaggagatcgagaccatctggctaatacggtgaaaccctgtctctattaaaaatacaaaaaattagctgggcgtggtggtgggcgcctgtagtcccaggtactctggaggctgagacaggagaatggtgtgaacccgggaggcggagcttgcagcgagccaagattgagccactgcactccagcctgggcaacagagcgagactctgtctcaaataaaaaaagaaaaagaaaagatgatcaGATGGTATGTTCAAATCTGTATTCTGAAAtttgcaggtgtgtgtgtgtgtgtgtattttttttttttttttttgagatggagtctcactgtgtcacccaggctggagtgcagtggcatgatcttcgctaactgcaacctccacctcccgggttcaagcagttcttgtccctcagcctcccgaatagctgggattacaggtgcctaccaccacgcccagctaatttttgtatttttagtagagacagggcttcaccatgttggccaggctggtctcaattcctgggctcaagagatccgcctaccttggcctcccaaagtggtgggattacaggcatgagccaccatgcctggccagatacATATAACTTTTTAAGTTTCAAGTTTCTTACGCCTGTACCATAGGTTGTGTCTTCCTGAGCATTGGCAAGACTGAACTAAGCATTTTAGACACACTTTAAGATTAAAGCATAACTTCTAATgacttaataaaaaatatttccatatatagtttaaaatgttaaaagtcagTTTAGATTTCAAGAAtttaatacatatgtattatttgTTATGTTGGGCATTTTATTTCAGGAGCCGCCTAAAGAAAGACTATGATGATTTCAGAAGACAACCTGATCATGATAAATTTACTAGAGAACTATGGACTACTGATGAAGGTGAAGGAGATCTTGGAAAAGACTCTCCTAAGGGAGAAATCAGTAAGTCTATTGACTTAACAGAACCTCTGGATATCCTGGAGAAAGATCACTTTGATTCAGGTAagcattaaacctttttttttaaatcagcacaGAAAGCACAAAGAGAAGTTTTTGTTTGCTGTGAAGGCAAAAGATAATATGGTCAATGAAATGCATTCATGGGAGAAATCTGTTATGTTTTGAAGAAGTACTGTCCACATCCTTATAAGAAGTTTctactagcctaggcaacatagcaagaccccatctcaacaaaaaaataaataaaaattagccaggcatggtggttgcatccctgtagtcccagctattcaagaggttgagataggaggatcgcttgaggccaggaattcaaggttacagtgagctgtccACTGCTTTCTagagtgggcaacagagcaaaatgctgtctcaaaaaaaacaaaaagtttcttgGAGTCATTATTACATTTCTAGGAGTTTCAGGAGCCAGTGCTTCACTCCAAACTGTAGGCCTGTCATTGCCCATTACAAACCACATGCCCTTGATCTGTAATCCCTTTGAAATTGGTTCAtgctcttctttttattattagtatttttgaAGCATTGTATCTGAGATTTACTTTAGAAATAGAATTTGACAAGTTCTTAATATTGTGAAGATTGTTTTTTGAGGAATTACCAAGGTTGATGGCCTAATGAGACCAGAATGAACACATCATTTTAATAAGGATAAAGGGCTGGATTAGATTACCTGTAATTCATTTCCATTTATCAGATTACATTATTATGTAAATCTAGTTTAATGACTTTCTTTGGTTATATAGAGGTTAATATGAAAGTATATGGTTAGAAATGCATTAACCTGTTGTTTTCAATCTTTGGCGAATAAGAGTAATGTCTTATAAACCTAGTTTGACCGAATATGAACATAAATTTTTTTACTATAAGGGTGAACATCAGAAAAAGCTGGATATTTTTTGTCCTTTAGAGTCTCTAGAAATAGAATAGGTTGGAGAACCACCTCTCTATGGTATCAAAATGTTCCTAGCTAGAAAAAGAGAACTAGATTCCTTTCCAAATTAAATTCTGAGCCCTGATTGTTGACTTAGGTGTTTCTAATGAAACAGTTTTTTGCACTTGCACTGGCAGAAGAATTAGCAGAATTCTTGACCAAAAATTTTGACCAAAAAAATGTTCTCAATAATAGGTTATTATTGGGCATGGTTATGATATCTAGGTTATCATGTCAAAGATGACCTTACCTTTATCTTCATCAGTGGTGCTAAGGCTTTTGAATCACCCTGCAGTAGATTGCTTAATACATTGCCCACTCAAagattcactttcttttttacaGTTGATGTTGTTATTATTTAGTTGCtgttttttataaacaaaatgcctatttttataattttcagatgATATGAAGTTGTCAGAAATAGATTTTCCTATGGCTCGAAGCAAgctgttgaaaaaggaattacctTCAAAAGACTTACCGAAGACACTGCTTAAAACACTTAAACGACAGTCCAAACAGACTGGTTATGTGGATGACAGCACAAAAGAGCTTTCTCCAAGGAAGAAAGCAAAGTTAAGCACAAATGAGACAATAGTTGAGAATCTAGAAGGTAATGTGCAGATTGACTGTTTCAATGAATCGAAGCATGCAGAGCCATCATTTCCAGAGTCATTTGCCTCATTGGATTCAGTACCTGTGTGTACTCTCCAGAAAGGGACCAAACCCATTCAGGCTTTGCTCGCAAAGAATATTGGGAACAAAGTGACCTTAACAAATCAACTGCCTCTTTCCACAGGTAGAAGTGCTTCTGCTGTGGAAAAACCAGTTTTATCTCCTCCAGAAGCAAGCCCCGTAAAGCCAGCATTGACCTGCCACACCAATACAAAAGGTCCTTTACAAATGGTATACAGAATGCCCTGTGGCCAGTGGTTGCCAATAGATCTTCAAAATAGCTCTGTAAAGATTCAGATGCAGCCTGTGGTGGATCctaaaacaggagaaaaaatcATGCAGCAAGTTCTTATTCTGCCTAAGAATTTTGTGATTCAGCATAAAGAAGGAAAAGCAGTTGCAAAAGAAATACCACCACTTCAACAGAAAGGTACAGAACAACATTGTTCATCTTTCACACAGACAACAAATAGAAATTCTTCTTTAGCATCAGTTTTTGTCAACTCACCAGGAACTGTTTCTACCCAACTACCAAATACAGTTTTCAACAAAACGATTACACCTTTATCAAATGTAACTAGTGCTAGACCACAGCCTTTGTCGCCTGTAACCTCTGTAAATAACTTATTAACACCATCAGTTAAGACTAGCCAGAGTGAGGCAGGAAAAACCAAGAATGCAGTTTCAGCAGCCACATTCTCCTTGCCCAGTGCTTCACCCACCATTTCCTCCACAGGTCAGCCTCTGTTATCAACAACAACACTAAATGGGTCTACAAATCCTGGTAGTTCCTTCAACTGTTTTGCACAACAGACTGCTGATTCTTCTGAAGCAAAGCAAGAGCTGAAAACTGTGTGCATAAGAGATTCACAGTCAATTCTTGTTAGGACACGAGGTGGGAACACTGGAGTTGTAAAAGTACAGACCAACCCAGATCAAAATTCACCCAATACTGTAACTTCAAGTTCAGTTTTCACTTTTGCTCCTCAGCTCCAGGCATTTCTGGTGCCAAAATCAACAActtcttcctctgctttttcACCTGTAGCTGGAACAACTACTACATCTAGTCTTTCACCTTTCAGCCAAACACCGGCTTCTGTTTCCATTCCAGCTAGCTTGGCTCCATCTATGGGGAAAAATCTCAAACTTACATTAGGCTACCCCACTGGCAGTGGTGATTTGGGCCACATGATAGATAAAACTTCACACATGCCCTCTTCTCCCTTGAAGTCCTCTGTTTGTTCTAGCACTCTACTACCATCAACAACAAGTAGTTCAGTAAGTGTAATTAGCATATCAGCAGCAAATTTTGGacaaaacaatgcaaatattATTCATACTCCAACTAAACAGCAACAAGTAGATTATATCACAAAAAGTTACCCTGTTACAAGGTCagaagcaacagcaacaacaaatggAGATGTAATCAGTGGGACTCCAGTTCAGAAACTTATGCTGGTATCAGCTCCATCTATTCTTTCTTCTGGCAATGGAACTGCAATTAATATGACACCTGCACTGACATCTACAGGTGTTTCTGCCCAGAAATTAGTTTTTATTAATGCCCCAGTTCCCAGTGGTACGTCAACCCCGACTCTTGTTGCAGAATCATTAAAACAAACTCTTCCTCCTCCATTGAATAAAGCATATGTTAAGACTCCAGAGCAACCCCAGATAGTACTGATTCCATCTACAGTGGGCacaccaataaaaataaattcatcacCAGCTGTGTCTCAGATAAAAGATGTGAAAATTGGACTAAACATAGGTCAAGCAATTGTAAATACTTCAGGCACTGTGCCAGCTATACCGTCAATTAACATACTACAAAATGTAACCCCAAAAGGAGAAGACAAAAGTAGCAAGGGCTATATTTTGCCATTGTCAACAAGTGGTAATTCAATTCCAGTAAGCTCAAATTTTGTGAGTCAGAATATTACCCCTGTTAATGAATCAGTGGTTTCTGCAGCAAGAGCAGTAAACATGCTTTCAGTTACCGGAGCGAATTTATCTTTAGGTTCCCTTTCAGTGACCTCAGCCTCTGCTTCAGCTGGGACACGACCTCCTGTTTTAGTCAGTGGAAATGATACCTCTTCGAGAATTATGCCTATTTTGTCAAATAGACTTTGCTCATCAAGTCTCGGAAACACTGTGGCTATATCAACTGTGAAAACAGGACACCTTGCATCATCTGTTCTGATTTCAACTACACAACCAGTAGTGTCTCCTAAATGTTTAACATCAGCTTTGCAAATTCCTGTTACGGTTGCCTTACCTGCACCTGCGACTACATCCCCCAAAATAATAAACACAGTTCCACATTCAGCAACAGTACCAGGAGCCACACGTTCTATATCTCTTTCTAAAAGACAATCTCGGACTTCGCTCCAGTTTCAGTCACCAGGGATTTCAACTACAGTGCCAACAAATGTAAACACAAATAAACCTCAAACTGAATTGTCATCCCTTTCACCAAGTCCAGGTAAAATAGTTAATATTTCCAATTTTGCTTCTCTGCCGAACCAGCAAGCTTTAGTAAAAACCCCCAGTTACAGTTCTGCTCCAGGTGGCGCTACCATTCACACGGCTTCAGCACCATCTAATGTAACTAGTTTAGTCGGGAGTCAGTTCAGTGAACCTTGTATTCAGCAAAAAATAGTCATCAATACCAGTACACCTTTGGCACCTGGTACTCAGATTATGATTAACGGAACCCGGTTTATTGTTCCACCACAAGGTCTTGGAGCTGGCAGCCATGTTCTCCTTATATCTACTAATCCAAAATATGGAGCCCCCTTAGTTCTTAACAGTGGCCAAGGCATTCAGTCTACGCCAATAGATAACTCTACCCAGAAGATTACACTAGCGTCAAATAATTCTTTAAGTGGGCAACCTCTACAACATCCTCTAAGAAGCCCTACAAAATTTATAAACTCTTTTGGGAATGCAAGTTCTATACCCACAGTACATACATCACCACAAATCATAAACACAACTGTTAAAGTTCCTGTTCCACCTCCTGTACCAACAGTATCTCTGACTTCAGTAATTAAGTCTCCTCCAGCTACTCTTTTGGCTAAGACATCTTTGGTTTCTGCCATTTGCCCCAGTAATCCTCCACTGCCAAGTAGCACTTCAGTGTTTCATTTGGACACACCTGTCAAAAAATTGTTGGTTAGCCCAGAAGGAGCCATTTTGAATACCATAAACACTCCAGCATCTAAGGTTTCTtcactctctccatctctctctcagATTGTATCTGCCAGTCGAAATCCTGCGTCTGTCTTCCCTGCTTTTCAGTCATCGGGCTTAGAGAAGCCTGACACAGCTGCATCTTGAATTTAGACTAAAAGAGCCAGTTTTTAAATAATGGGGCATTGTTTTGACtcccataaaaattttaaatgtttattatactATTGAAAGCATACTATacatagttgtgtgtgtgtgtgtatgtgtgtgtgtgtttcaatgtATCTTTTCATTAGCTTGCAACAAGGCTTTGTTTTCTTGGGGAGGGAAAAATCTGTTTCATTTCACTTGCTGTTCTGAGGAGGGTTTCGAGATTCTGTGTTTAAAGTCAGGATTTACCTGTTTGTAGAACATAAAGTGAACAAAGTTTGAATAGTTTAGAGTAAGCTAGCCTTTTGCACATTTACATTGACATGTTTCTTCTTGAATTTGGACTGTTGCAGCATATCTATGATATGGTATTCTGTGTCATTAGtgaaatcttatttttgtttctgtaaaaaatatatatatatttatgcattgtGAAAAATGCAGTCCATGATGTAAAATTGTACATATTCCAGAATCCCTAACAACCTGTACTAAATATATGTACAAAGAACTATGCTgtcttatttatgttttgtttacaTAATGTATagttttttaagtattttagtaATTTTGGACCAGTGAACTGTTAGCAACAATGCAGAAGAATCTGCATGTAATAAACTGAGTTGCTGTATTTCTTTGTTTGAATACCATTTTTAACGTGTGTTCTTGTTCCATTGAAAGAATACAGGATGTAATTGAAGATAGTCCTTTACAAGAAAGAATTAAGGCTGGGAAATCTGAATTAGGGCTAGCATTTGTACTGGCTTTCCAGCTTACAAATACTACTTTCACTTAGATCTTGTGAGTATTTcagaaaattccttttttttttttttttgactcactTGTTGCCCaccctggagtgtagtggtgcagtctcagctcagtgcaacctcctcctcctgagctcaagccatcctcccacctcagcctcccaagtattaggttggtgtgtaagtaattgcggttttttgCCATTAGTGGCAAAAATGCCactaatgccaaaaaaaaaaaaaagtgccactAATGGCAAAAAACCGCAGTTACTTTCTCACTagcctaatagctgggactatgggcatgggccaccatgcctgactaattttttaattttttgtagagatggtttcaccatattgccaggctggtcttgaactcctggtctcaagagatccaccaaccttggcctcccaaatgctggtgttacaggcatgagccattgcacccgagAATATGCCTTTTTTGAATAAAAGGTAGCTTTTAGCTTTATTGGATCTTTATATCCATTATCTTGAGCTACTGAATTGTATACTCATCCTTCCATTTATAATGTCGTTAAACTTCATCACATGAAGTTATTGTTGGGTGTTGAAAATGATA
It contains:
- the BRD10 gene encoding uncharacterized bromodomain-containing protein 10 isoform X9; this encodes MKAFQRNRSRLKKDYDDFRRQPDHDKFTRELWTTDEGEGDLGKDSPKGEISKSIDLTEPLDILEKDHFDSDDMKLSEIDFPMARSKLLKKELPSKDLPKTLLKTLKRQSKQTGYVDDSTKELSPRKKAKLSTNETIVENLEGNVQIDCFNESKHAEPSFPESFASLDSVPVCTLQKGTKPIQALLAKNIGNKVTLTNQLPLSTGRSASAVEKPVLSPPEASPVKPALTCHTNTKGPLQMVYRMPCGQWLPIDLQNSSVKIQMQPVVDPKTGEKIMQQVLILPKNFVIQHKEGKAVAKEIPPLQQKGTEQHCSSFTQTTNRNSSLASVFVNSPGTVSTQLPNTVFNKTITPLSNVTSARPQPLSPVTSVNNLLTPSVKTSQSEAGKTKNAVSAATFSLPSASPTISSTGQPLLSTTTLNGSTNPGSSFNCFAQQTADSSEAKQELKTVCIRDSQSILVRTRGGNTGVVKVQTNPDQNSPNTVTSSSVFTFAPQLQAFLVPKSTTSSSAFSPVAGTTTTSSLSPFSQTPASVSIPASLAPSMGKNLKLTLGYPTGSGDLGHMIDKTSHMPSSPLKSSVCSSTLLPSTTSSSVSVISISAANFGQNNANIIHTPTKQQQVDYITKSYPVTRSEATATTNGDVISGTPVQKLMLVSAPSILSSGNGTAINMTPALTSTGVSAQKLVFINAPVPSGTSTPTLVAESLKQTLPPPLNKAYVKTPEQPQIVLIPSTVGTPIKINSSPAVSQIKDVKIGLNIGQAIVNTSGTVPAIPSINILQNVTPKGEDKSSKGYILPLSTSGNSIPVSSNFVSQNITPVNESVVSAARAVNMLSVTGANLSLGSLSVTSASASAGTRPPVLVSGNDTSSRIMPILSNRLCSSSLGNTVAISTVKTGHLASSVLISTTQPVVSPKCLTSALQIPVTVALPAPATTSPKIINTVPHSATVPGATRSISLSKRQSRTSLQFQSPGISTTVPTNVNTNKPQTELSSLSPSPGKIVNISNFASLPNQQALVKTPSYSSAPGGATIHTASAPSNVTSLVGSQFSEPCIQQKIVINTSTPLAPGTQIMINGTRFIVPPQGLGAGSHVLLISTNPKYGAPLVLNSGQGIQSTPIDNSTQKITLASNNSLSGQPLQHPLRSPTKFINSFGNASSIPTVHTSPQIINTTVKVPVPPPVPTVSLTSVIKSPPATLLAKTSLVSAICPSNPPLPSSTSVFHLDTPVKKLLVSPEGAILNTINTPASKVSSLSPSLSQIVSASRNPASVFPAFQSSGLEKPDTAAS